The following are from one region of the Staphylococcus schleiferi genome:
- a CDS encoding trypsin-like serine peptidase gives MKKKPFLVSTVLVTGLLLETSFVGFAQAETNDHQSQHAEIPSQKPTEPPTSGHLELDQSKLKSIDEKKGNVPEKVFGKDDRVRVSNYKDSPYRQVVLLNMTFPDGKTYIGSGTMIGDNAVLTAGHNVYSKGVGFATKITVYAGVNGQNYEIGKAESKKLMTLKQWQDSEDSNYDMALITLDSDLGKKTGTLSVTSNMNVNEPIETSGFPGDKGGNVQYRANGVIKNLTEHNIHYLMDTNPGQSGSSVRNTNQQVIGVHTYGNVDFNGATRLTALNIDYIKHWMGQPEAHPYQKNVKLLHSNSLLWKDLNFKNKVTEKHLKLDGTYKAKYLYHHPNGETYLSIYDANNKWVGYLDSKDVKILK, from the coding sequence ATGAAGAAAAAACCTTTTTTAGTCAGTACTGTTTTAGTCACAGGGTTACTTTTGGAAACGAGTTTTGTAGGATTTGCTCAAGCAGAAACGAACGATCATCAAAGTCAACATGCCGAAATACCAAGTCAAAAGCCAACAGAGCCTCCAACATCGGGTCATCTTGAATTAGATCAAAGCAAACTTAAAAGTATCGATGAGAAAAAAGGGAATGTGCCTGAAAAAGTTTTTGGTAAAGATGACCGTGTACGTGTTTCAAATTACAAAGACAGCCCATACCGACAAGTCGTTCTGCTCAATATGACTTTCCCTGATGGTAAAACATACATTGGTTCAGGTACGATGATTGGTGATAACGCTGTATTAACTGCTGGCCATAATGTGTATTCAAAAGGCGTAGGTTTTGCGACTAAAATTACTGTTTATGCAGGTGTAAACGGTCAAAATTATGAAATTGGTAAAGCAGAGTCTAAAAAATTAATGACATTGAAACAATGGCAAGACTCAGAGGATTCTAATTATGATATGGCATTAATAACATTGGATTCGGATTTAGGTAAGAAAACAGGAACACTTTCTGTGACTTCAAATATGAATGTCAATGAACCGATTGAAACATCTGGTTTTCCTGGCGACAAAGGTGGAAATGTGCAATATCGTGCAAATGGTGTGATTAAAAATTTAACTGAACATAATATTCATTATTTAATGGATACAAATCCAGGTCAAAGTGGAAGTAGTGTGAGAAATACGAACCAACAAGTGATTGGTGTACACACTTATGGTAATGTGGATTTTAATGGAGCGACACGTTTAACTGCGCTAAACATTGACTATATTAAACATTGGATGGGTCAACCTGAAGCACATCCGTATCAAAAAAATGTGAAACTGCTACATTCAAATAGTCTGCTTTGGAAAGACTTGAACTTTAAAAATAAAGTGACTGAAAAACATTTGAAATTAGACGGCACATATAAAGCTAAATACTTATATCATCATCCAAATGGAGAAACTTACTTATCTATTTATGATGCTAACAATAAATGGGTAGGCTATTTGGATAGTAAAGATGTCAAAATCTTAAAATAA
- a CDS encoding NFACT family protein: MAFDGLFTKKMVDALQFLVSGRIHKINQPENDTIIMVVRQQRKNHQLLLSIHPNFARLHITTKKYDNPFEPPMFARVFRKHLEGGRINAIRQIGNDRRVEIDVESKDEIGDTIYRTVILEIMGKHSNLILVNEDRKIIEGFKHLTPNTNQYRTVMPGFQYEAPPSQNKHNPYDVSGQQVLSYIDFNAGKIDRQLLQTFEGFSPLITKEITMRRHFMTSETLPEAYDEVMSETTMPSQPIFHKNHETGKEEFYFMKLHQFYDDIVTFDSLHELLDCFYDARGERERVKQRANDLVKLVQQLLQKYQNKLAKLIDEQAGTQNKETQQLYGELITANIYRLQNGDSSLEALNYYTGENVTIPLDPTRSPAENAQYYYKQYNRLKTRERELTHQIQLTKDNINYFENIEQQLAHIQVQEIDDIREELVEQGYLKQKKLQRKKKQQKIQLQSYLSTDGDMILVGKNNKQNDYLTNKRAQNKHLWFHTKDIPGSHVVILNDDPSQKTIEEAAMIAAYYSKAGQSGQIPVDYTAIRNVHKPSGSKPGFVTYDSQKTLYATPDYDMIRQLESEKI; the protein is encoded by the coding sequence ATGGCATTTGATGGTTTATTTACAAAGAAAATGGTAGACGCGTTACAATTTCTTGTATCTGGGCGTATTCATAAAATTAATCAACCGGAAAACGATACAATTATTATGGTCGTGAGACAACAGCGGAAAAACCATCAATTATTGTTATCTATTCACCCTAATTTCGCACGCCTTCATATTACGACTAAAAAATATGATAATCCTTTTGAACCACCTATGTTTGCACGTGTATTCCGTAAACACTTAGAAGGTGGACGCATTAATGCCATTCGACAAATCGGAAATGACCGTCGAGTTGAAATTGATGTTGAAAGTAAAGATGAAATTGGTGATACGATTTATCGCACAGTTATATTAGAAATTATGGGGAAACATAGTAATCTAATTTTAGTGAATGAAGATAGAAAAATTATAGAAGGCTTTAAACATTTAACGCCTAATACAAATCAGTATCGTACTGTTATGCCTGGGTTCCAATATGAAGCACCACCAAGTCAAAACAAACACAATCCATATGACGTTTCAGGTCAGCAGGTTTTATCTTATATCGATTTTAATGCCGGAAAAATTGATCGACAGCTGCTACAAACATTTGAAGGATTCTCACCGCTCATCACTAAAGAAATTACGATGAGACGCCATTTTATGACTTCTGAAACATTACCAGAAGCTTATGATGAAGTGATGTCAGAAACAACGATGCCATCGCAACCTATTTTCCACAAAAATCATGAGACAGGAAAAGAAGAATTCTACTTTATGAAGTTACACCAATTTTACGATGATATCGTGACATTTGATTCGCTCCACGAATTGCTTGATTGTTTCTATGATGCAAGAGGCGAGCGCGAGCGTGTCAAACAACGTGCAAATGATCTCGTTAAGTTGGTCCAACAATTATTACAAAAATATCAAAATAAGCTCGCTAAGCTGATTGACGAACAAGCTGGCACACAAAATAAAGAAACCCAACAATTATATGGTGAGCTGATAACTGCCAATATATATCGACTTCAAAATGGAGACAGTTCTTTAGAGGCATTAAATTACTATACAGGTGAAAACGTGACCATTCCATTAGATCCAACGCGCTCCCCTGCAGAGAATGCACAATATTACTATAAACAGTATAACCGTTTAAAAACGCGTGAAAGAGAATTAACGCATCAGATTCAATTGACTAAAGATAACATCAATTATTTTGAAAATATAGAGCAACAACTCGCACACATTCAAGTACAAGAAATAGATGATATTAGAGAAGAGTTAGTAGAGCAAGGTTATTTAAAACAGAAAAAACTTCAAAGAAAGAAAAAGCAACAGAAGATTCAATTACAATCTTATCTTTCAACTGACGGGGATATGATTTTAGTTGGTAAAAATAATAAACAAAATGATTATTTAACGAATAAGCGTGCTCAAAATAAGCATTTATGGTTTCATACCAAAGATATTCCTGGCAGTCATGTGGTCATATTAAACGATGACCCATCCCAAAAAACGATAGAGGAAGCTGCAATGATAGCGGCCTATTATTCTAAAGCAGGGCAATCCGGGCAAATTCCAGTTGATTATACTGCGATTCGAAACGTGCACAAACCGAGTGGCAGCAAGCCTGGATTTGTCACATATGACAGTCAAAAAACACTTTATGCAACACCAGATTATGATATGATTCGTCAACTCGAATCAGAAAAAATTTAA
- a CDS encoding VOC family protein — translation MKIPKITTFLMFNGNAEEAIQRYTSLFQDSEIITMVKYDDTIPEQAGKVQHSIFTLNGQVFMAIDNMNGAEIEMNPAMSLYVTVKDQFEMDTLYNGLKDGGAILMPKTEMPPQYREFAWVQDKFGVNFQLALPESTR, via the coding sequence ATGAAAATACCTAAAATTACGACATTTCTAATGTTTAATGGGAATGCTGAAGAAGCTATACAACGTTATACATCATTATTTCAAGATAGTGAAATTATCACAATGGTGAAATATGATGATACCATTCCTGAGCAGGCAGGAAAGGTACAACATTCTATTTTTACACTCAATGGTCAAGTGTTCATGGCGATTGATAATATGAATGGCGCAGAGATTGAAATGAATCCAGCAATGTCATTGTATGTGACAGTCAAAGATCAATTTGAAATGGATACATTATATAATGGTTTAAAAGATGGTGGTGCGATTCTAATGCCTAAAACAGAAATGCCACCCCAATATCGTGAGTTTGCATGGGTTCAAGATAAGTTTGGTGTGAATTTCCAACTTGCACTTCCTGAATCGACACGCTAG
- the pyrF gene encoding orotidine-5'-phosphate decarboxylase — MRNDPIIALDFATEADVIAFLNHFDESLFVKVGMELFYQTGPELIKKIKALGHDIFLDLKLHDIPNTVGKAMEGLAQLDVDMVNVHAAGGSEMMKRAVEGLKKHNPDIKLIAVTQLTSTSEAQLHHEQNIQSTMEEAVLNYAQLAQRAGLDGVVCSPLEASLLRTECGENFLKVTPGIRPANSASDDQKRITTPEDAKKRGSTHIVVGRPITQSDNPVESYHQIKESWLNECQN, encoded by the coding sequence ATGAGAAATGATCCCATTATCGCATTAGATTTCGCAACTGAAGCAGACGTTATTGCATTTTTAAACCACTTTGATGAATCTTTATTTGTTAAAGTGGGCATGGAACTTTTTTATCAAACCGGACCTGAGCTTATTAAAAAGATAAAAGCATTAGGCCATGATATTTTTCTCGACTTGAAATTACATGATATTCCAAATACTGTGGGCAAGGCGATGGAAGGATTAGCTCAACTCGATGTTGATATGGTTAACGTACATGCTGCTGGTGGTTCAGAAATGATGAAACGTGCCGTTGAAGGTTTAAAAAAGCATAATCCAGATATTAAACTGATCGCAGTTACACAACTTACATCGACATCAGAAGCACAACTTCACCATGAACAAAATATTCAATCAACGATGGAAGAAGCAGTGTTGAATTACGCACAACTCGCACAACGTGCTGGACTTGATGGTGTGGTTTGCTCACCATTAGAAGCGAGTCTATTAAGAACGGAATGTGGAGAGAACTTCTTAAAAGTGACGCCAGGAATTCGTCCGGCGAATAGTGCATCAGATGATCAAAAAAGAATAACGACACCTGAAGATGCAAAAAAACGTGGGTCTACACACATCGTTGTGGGTCGACCTATTACGCAAAGTGACAATCCTGTAGAAAGCTATCATCAAATTAAGGAAAGTTGGTTAAATGAATGTCAAAATTAA
- the gmk gene encoding guanylate kinase, producing MDTEKGLLIVLSGPSGVGKGTVRKRIFDDPHTSYKYSISMTTREMREGEADGVDYFFKTREAFEKLIEEDEFIEYAEYVGNYYGTPVQYVKDTMNAGHDVFLEIEVEGAKQVRKKFPDALFIFLAPPSLDHLTERLIGRGTESTEKIQSRVNEAKKEVEMMNLYDYVVVNDEVDLAKDRIQCIVAAEHLKRERIEAKYRKMLLEAKK from the coding sequence ATGGATACTGAAAAAGGCTTACTCATAGTTCTCTCGGGCCCTTCTGGCGTTGGTAAGGGCACAGTCAGGAAACGTATTTTTGATGATCCTCACACATCTTATAAATATTCAATCTCAATGACGACACGTGAAATGCGTGAAGGCGAAGCGGATGGGGTGGATTACTTTTTCAAAACAAGAGAGGCATTTGAAAAATTAATTGAAGAAGATGAATTTATTGAATACGCGGAGTATGTCGGAAATTACTACGGAACACCGGTTCAATATGTAAAAGATACAATGAATGCAGGGCATGATGTATTTTTAGAAATCGAAGTTGAAGGGGCAAAACAAGTTCGTAAAAAATTTCCAGATGCATTGTTTATCTTTTTAGCACCACCAAGTCTTGACCATTTGACTGAACGTCTGATTGGTCGTGGCACAGAATCTACTGAAAAGATTCAAAGTCGTGTCAATGAAGCAAAAAAAGAAGTTGAAATGATGAATTTATATGATTACGTTGTAGTGAATGATGAAGTTGATTTGGCAAAAGACCGAATTCAATGTATTGTCGCAGCTGAACATTTAAAACGTGAACGTATAGAAGCTAAATATAGAAAAATGTTATTGGAGGCAAAAAAATAA
- the coaBC gene encoding bifunctional phosphopantothenoylcysteine decarboxylase/phosphopantothenate--cysteine ligase CoaBC, protein MKNILLAVTGGIAAYKTIDLTSKLTQAGFNVRVMLTEHALQFVTPLSFQAISRNAVYTNTFIEENPEEIQHIALGDWAGAIVVAPATANIISKLSHGIADDMVTTTLLATKTPKFIAPAMNVNMYENPRIQDNIKTLTADGYHFIEPGEGFLACGYVAKGRMAEPLEIKNVLEREMAERPTSTEENYFKDKRVLITAGPTVEIIDPVRFVSNRASGKMGYAIAEALVSLGAKVTLVSGPTTLDVPNGVDFVSVTTADEMFHAVVERYETQDIIFKSAAVSDYTPVTPLPHKMKKQDGNVTVEFKRTQDILKYLGDHKTTQKLVGFAAETQNVAHYAKEKLKNKNADVIIANNVGDQSIGFSSDDNEVTLFFKEGSSYPIQKGPKKALATKILSALESSWHQ, encoded by the coding sequence ATGAAAAATATTTTGTTAGCTGTAACAGGTGGTATTGCCGCATATAAAACCATTGATTTAACGAGCAAGCTTACACAGGCAGGTTTTAATGTACGCGTTATGTTGACTGAACATGCATTACAATTTGTCACGCCACTATCGTTTCAAGCAATCAGTCGCAATGCGGTATATACCAATACATTTATTGAAGAAAATCCCGAAGAAATTCAACATATTGCATTAGGGGATTGGGCGGGTGCAATCGTTGTTGCACCTGCCACTGCCAATATTATCTCGAAATTGAGCCATGGTATTGCAGATGATATGGTCACAACAACATTGCTTGCAACGAAGACACCAAAATTTATCGCACCGGCGATGAATGTCAATATGTATGAAAATCCACGCATACAAGATAATATCAAAACTTTGACGGCTGACGGCTATCATTTTATTGAACCTGGAGAAGGATTTTTAGCATGTGGGTATGTAGCAAAAGGTCGTATGGCAGAGCCATTAGAAATCAAAAATGTTCTTGAAAGAGAGATGGCAGAGAGACCGACGTCAACAGAAGAGAATTATTTTAAAGATAAACGTGTACTGATTACGGCAGGTCCAACGGTGGAAATCATTGATCCAGTCCGTTTTGTTTCAAATCGTGCTTCAGGAAAAATGGGTTACGCGATTGCTGAAGCATTGGTATCTTTAGGTGCAAAAGTGACATTGGTATCAGGCCCAACAACATTAGACGTACCTAATGGTGTTGACTTTGTGTCAGTGACAACAGCAGATGAAATGTTTCATGCGGTAGTAGAACGCTATGAGACACAAGATATTATATTTAAATCGGCTGCTGTTTCAGATTATACGCCTGTGACGCCTTTACCTCATAAAATGAAAAAACAAGACGGCAATGTGACTGTAGAATTTAAAAGAACACAAGATATTTTGAAGTATTTAGGGGACCATAAAACAACACAAAAATTGGTTGGCTTTGCAGCAGAAACACAAAATGTAGCGCATTATGCAAAAGAAAAATTAAAAAACAAAAATGCTGATGTCATCATTGCGAATAATGTTGGAGATCAGTCAATTGGATTTAGTTCAGATGATAATGAAGTGACATTGTTCTTTAAAGAAGGTTCAAGCTACCCGATACAAAAAGGACCTAAAAAAGCACTCGCAACAAAGATTTTATCAGCGTTAGAAAGTAGTTGGCACCAATGA
- the pyrE gene encoding orotate phosphoribosyltransferase, whose amino-acid sequence MSKLIAKSLLDIEAVSLSPSEMFTWSSGIKSPIYCDNRVTLGYPEVREAIRDGLIQLIEKHFPDVEVVSGTATAGIPHAAYISDKMSLPMNYVRSKSKSHGKQNQIEGALSNNKKVVVVEDLISTGGSSITAVNALREAGADVLGVVAIFTYGLSKADEMFNDAKVPFYTLSHYDELIEVAQAEGKISEADIETLINWRNQL is encoded by the coding sequence ATGTCAAAATTAATTGCAAAATCATTATTAGATATTGAAGCAGTTTCTTTATCTCCAAGCGAGATGTTTACATGGAGCTCGGGTATCAAGTCGCCGATTTACTGTGATAATCGTGTGACGTTAGGTTATCCTGAAGTGCGTGAAGCAATCCGTGATGGTTTAATACAACTTATTGAAAAACACTTTCCAGATGTTGAAGTTGTTTCTGGAACAGCAACTGCGGGAATTCCACATGCAGCTTATATCTCAGATAAAATGAGTTTGCCGATGAATTATGTACGCTCAAAAAGTAAAAGTCACGGTAAGCAAAACCAAATAGAAGGTGCATTAAGTAACAATAAAAAAGTAGTGGTTGTGGAAGATTTAATTTCGACGGGTGGTTCATCGATTACAGCAGTGAATGCTTTACGTGAGGCTGGAGCGGATGTATTAGGCGTCGTTGCCATCTTTACATACGGATTAAGTAAAGCTGATGAAATGTTTAATGATGCCAAAGTCCCTTTTTATACGTTGAGTCATTACGATGAGTTAATCGAAGTTGCACAAGCTGAAGGTAAAATCTCAGAAGCAGATATTGAAACATTAATTAATTGGCGTAATCAACTTTAA
- the def gene encoding peptide deformylase, with protein sequence MIKKIRTNIHPSLRKKSAPVTKFDSHVERVLQDLEDTMYDAGGQALAAPQIGVEEQIALVDMEQDGLLQLINPEVISQSEEKTTELEGCLSVPGRFGEVTRSQMIKVKSFDIKGNEVELTAYDDIARMILHVIDNLNGILFVDVMDREISDAELEAYLEDE encoded by the coding sequence ATGATAAAAAAGATAAGAACGAATATTCATCCGAGTCTCAGAAAAAAGTCAGCCCCTGTGACGAAGTTTGACAGCCACGTTGAACGTGTTCTACAAGATCTTGAAGATACGATGTATGATGCAGGGGGACAAGCATTGGCAGCGCCTCAAATTGGTGTGGAAGAACAAATTGCACTGGTCGATATGGAGCAAGATGGTCTTTTACAATTAATTAACCCAGAAGTCATTAGTCAATCTGAAGAAAAGACGACAGAATTAGAAGGTTGTTTAAGTGTTCCTGGACGTTTTGGTGAAGTGACGAGAAGTCAAATGATTAAAGTAAAGAGTTTTGATATTAAGGGTAATGAAGTCGAGTTAACAGCGTATGATGATATCGCGCGTATGATTTTACATGTGATTGATAATTTGAACGGGATATTATTTGTAGATGTGATGGATCGTGAAATTTCTGATGCAGAATTGGAGGCATATTTAGAAGATGAGTAA
- the rsmB gene encoding 16S rRNA (cytosine(967)-C(5))-methyltransferase RsmB, with protein sequence MATVRELSLMTIEAVIKDGAYSNLKMNETLQSYALNPADRALYTELVYGTIKRKLTLDFYLKPFVKTKIKGWVRRLLWMSLYQHLYLDKIPTHAIIHEAVNIAKQRGGQQTGNVVNAILRQVTTQNLPDIDAIKKKEIRLSVKYSIPVWIIKHWLTHFGEAVTTSIAENLLLPAAQTVRVNQTRIAIDEAKEALEKEGLHVEKDDHLPECLHVSGHGVMHTSLFKKGYVSIQDKSSMFVAHMLNLQSGDSVLDSCSAPGGKACHIAELLNGTGQVLATDLHDHKITLIENNIHKLGLTHIKAMQHDATKPYDQMFDKILLDAPCSGLGVIRHKPEIKYTMTPEVIDELVTIQLKLLNNVAQNLKPGGTLVYSTCTIEQLENENVIYTFLKSNHDFEFDPVIDPRNGEYTKTLQLLPQDMNTDGFFITRVKKKG encoded by the coding sequence ATGGCAACGGTACGTGAACTAAGTTTGATGACAATTGAAGCTGTCATTAAAGATGGGGCTTATAGTAACTTGAAAATGAATGAAACATTACAGTCATATGCTTTAAATCCAGCAGACCGTGCATTATACACTGAACTTGTTTATGGGACGATTAAACGAAAGCTAACTTTAGATTTCTATTTAAAACCTTTTGTTAAGACGAAAATTAAAGGCTGGGTGCGTCGACTTTTATGGATGAGTCTGTACCAACATCTCTATTTAGATAAAATTCCAACACATGCAATTATTCATGAAGCAGTGAATATTGCTAAACAACGTGGAGGGCAACAGACAGGAAACGTGGTCAATGCGATTTTAAGACAAGTGACGACGCAAAATCTTCCTGATATCGATGCGATAAAAAAGAAAGAAATACGCCTTTCTGTAAAATACAGTATTCCTGTCTGGATTATAAAACATTGGTTAACTCATTTTGGAGAAGCTGTGACGACATCTATTGCCGAAAACTTACTATTGCCCGCTGCACAAACAGTACGTGTGAATCAAACTCGAATCGCCATTGACGAGGCAAAAGAAGCTCTAGAAAAAGAAGGATTACACGTTGAAAAGGATGACCATTTGCCTGAATGTTTACATGTTTCAGGTCATGGTGTGATGCATACATCTCTTTTTAAAAAAGGTTATGTGAGTATTCAAGACAAAAGTTCAATGTTTGTTGCGCATATGTTAAACCTTCAATCAGGAGATTCGGTCTTAGATAGTTGTAGTGCACCGGGCGGTAAAGCGTGTCACATTGCGGAATTATTAAATGGGACAGGCCAGGTGTTAGCTACAGATTTGCATGACCATAAAATTACGTTAATAGAAAATAATATTCATAAGTTGGGGCTTACGCATATTAAAGCGATGCAACATGATGCAACAAAACCTTACGATCAAATGTTTGACAAGATACTGTTAGATGCGCCTTGTAGTGGTTTAGGGGTAATTCGACATAAACCAGAAATCAAGTATACGATGACACCTGAAGTTATAGATGAATTAGTGACAATTCAACTTAAGTTATTAAATAATGTTGCTCAGAATTTGAAACCAGGGGGTACACTTGTCTATTCGACTTGTACAATTGAGCAACTAGAAAATGAAAATGTAATTTATACATTTTTAAAGTCAAACCATGATTTTGAATTTGACCCTGTGATTGACCCGCGCAATGGAGAATATACAAAAACATTACAACTCTTACCGCAAGATATGAATACAGATGGTTTCTTTATCACGAGAGTAAAAAAGAAAGGATAA
- the rpoZ gene encoding DNA-directed RNA polymerase subunit omega: MLYPSLHQLQDKINSKYLIATTAAKRAREIQADPEHLLLDSYSSKKTVGRALEEIAASKIHPHVDEKNF, translated from the coding sequence ATGTTATACCCATCGCTACATCAATTACAAGATAAAATCAATTCTAAATATTTAATTGCTACAACAGCGGCTAAGCGTGCACGAGAAATCCAAGCCGATCCTGAACATCTATTATTAGACAGTTACAGCAGTAAAAAAACTGTAGGACGCGCACTTGAAGAAATTGCTGCAAGTAAAATTCATCCACATGTAGATGAGAAAAACTTTTAA
- the rlmN gene encoding 23S rRNA (adenine(2503)-C(2))-methyltransferase RlmN, whose amino-acid sequence MITAEKKKKNKFLPDFEKQSIYSLRFDEMKDWLKEQGQQSFRAKQIFEWLYEKRVNSFEEMTNLSKDLRHLLDSHFSITTLQTVVKQESRDGTIKFLFELQDGYTIETVLMRHDYGNSVCVTTQVGCRIGCTFCASTLGGLKRNLEAGEIVSQVLTVQKALDETDERVSSIVIMGIGEPFENYDEMMDFLKIVNDDNGLNIGARHITVSTSGIVPRIYDFADESLQINFAVSLHAANNEIRSKLMPINRAYDVNKLMDAIQYYQEKTNRRITFEYGLFGGVNDQIEHARELAQLIKPLNCHVNLIPVNHVPERNYVKTPKDDIFKFEKELKKLGINATIRREQGSDIDAACGQLRAKERQAETR is encoded by the coding sequence ATGATTACAGCTGAAAAAAAGAAGAAAAATAAATTTCTTCCTGATTTTGAAAAGCAATCGATTTATTCGTTACGATTTGATGAAATGAAGGATTGGTTAAAAGAACAAGGGCAACAAAGTTTTAGAGCAAAGCAAATATTTGAATGGTTATATGAGAAAAGAGTTAATAGTTTTGAAGAAATGACAAATCTTTCAAAAGATTTAAGACATTTATTGGACTCTCATTTTTCAATTACGACGTTACAAACCGTCGTTAAACAAGAAAGCCGAGACGGTACGATTAAGTTTTTATTTGAATTACAAGATGGGTATACAATTGAAACGGTATTAATGCGTCACGATTATGGGAATTCAGTTTGTGTCACGACACAAGTCGGTTGCCGTATAGGATGTACGTTTTGTGCTTCTACACTTGGAGGATTGAAACGAAATCTTGAGGCTGGTGAAATCGTGTCTCAAGTTTTAACTGTTCAAAAAGCATTAGATGAAACAGACGAGCGTGTCTCTTCTATTGTAATCATGGGCATAGGTGAACCTTTCGAAAACTACGATGAGATGATGGATTTCTTAAAAATTGTAAATGATGACAATGGTTTGAATATTGGTGCACGTCATATTACAGTATCCACTTCAGGTATTGTACCTAGAATTTATGACTTTGCTGATGAATCATTACAAATTAATTTCGCGGTAAGCTTGCATGCAGCAAATAACGAAATTCGTTCAAAACTAATGCCAATTAATAGAGCGTACGATGTCAACAAATTGATGGATGCTATTCAATACTATCAAGAAAAAACAAACCGTCGTATTACATTTGAATATGGTTTGTTTGGCGGTGTAAACGATCAAATCGAACATGCACGTGAACTTGCACAACTGATTAAACCGCTCAACTGTCACGTGAATTTAATTCCTGTGAACCATGTTCCTGAGAGAAATTATGTTAAAACACCGAAAGATGATATTTTTAAATTTGAAAAGGAATTAAAAAAATTAGGAATCAATGCTACAATTAGACGTGAACAAGGTTCGGATATTGATGCTGCGTGTGGACAGCTAAGAGCAAAGGAACGACAAGCGGAAACGAGGTAG
- a CDS encoding dihydroorotate dehydrogenase — translation MSRLNVEIPGLSLKNPVMPASGCFAFGAEYGQFYDLSDLGAIMIKAATKEARFGNETPRVAETDSGMINAIGLQNPGVHHIIEHELKALEAYDVPIIANVAGSLEEDYVYVAEHISKAPNVKALELNISCPNVKEGGMQFGVDPEVAAELTRKVKAVSSVPVYVKLSPNVTNIVEMAQAIAEYADGLTMINTLVGLKIDPRTGQPIIHNIIGGLSGPAIKPVALRMVYEVRKALPHIPIIAMGGVQNAQDVIDYISVGADAVAVGTANFQNPLVCKEIIDALPERLDELNVQHILDLKRRTQKGLSVHEK, via the coding sequence ATGAGTCGATTAAATGTAGAAATACCCGGTTTGTCTCTTAAAAACCCAGTTATGCCAGCCAGTGGTTGCTTTGCATTTGGGGCAGAATACGGACAATTTTATGACTTGTCTGATTTAGGTGCAATCATGATTAAAGCGGCCACAAAAGAAGCAAGGTTCGGTAATGAAACACCACGTGTTGCCGAAACGGATAGCGGTATGATTAATGCCATCGGATTACAAAATCCGGGCGTCCATCATATTATTGAACACGAATTGAAAGCATTGGAAGCTTATGATGTGCCAATTATTGCGAACGTAGCCGGTTCTTTAGAAGAAGATTATGTCTACGTTGCAGAGCATATTTCTAAAGCACCCAATGTAAAGGCACTAGAATTAAACATCTCTTGTCCTAATGTTAAAGAGGGTGGCATGCAATTTGGTGTCGATCCTGAAGTGGCAGCAGAATTAACACGCAAAGTTAAGGCAGTATCTTCCGTGCCGGTTTATGTTAAATTATCACCTAATGTGACCAATATTGTGGAAATGGCTCAAGCTATCGCTGAATATGCGGATGGACTCACAATGATTAACACCCTTGTTGGTCTTAAAATCGATCCTCGTACGGGCCAACCTATTATTCATAATATTATCGGTGGCTTAAGTGGTCCTGCAATTAAGCCAGTCGCATTACGGATGGTCTATGAAGTAAGAAAAGCATTGCCTCATATTCCTATTATCGCAATGGGCGGCGTTCAAAACGCTCAAGACGTCATTGATTATATTTCAGTAGGTGCAGATGCGGTTGCTGTCGGGACTGCAAATTTCCAAAATCCTTTAGTATGTAAAGAAATTATTGATGCCTTACCTGAACGATTAGATGAACTCAATGTTCAACACATCTTAGACTTAAAACGACGCACGCAGAAAGGATTGTCAGTACATGAGAAATGA